From the Candidatus Krumholzibacteriota bacterium genome, one window contains:
- a CDS encoding tetratricopeptide repeat protein produces the protein MPFRRTDRATGPAGPCRGSAPPRHAAAASRFAAAPGLVLLLFALAVLSVSCGGGPRAGAAGREWDAERAALDRRIEWLVGTAQYGDALALVDGALAAGEADARLHAQRARSLAGLDRPEEAVAAWERAIILDYEACASHLDFAVLLMRMGRTGRAITEFDEALLFCDGVDRATVRRNIAVACMKMERYDRAVDQVRRGLAERPGDPWLLGLEGLLVAETEPVRAESLLAASTAGGAADPEFSYQYALLLLRAGRPREAAAILERVPPGGERERTLRMNLAEAWRRLGSFDDAETVLRGLLGGGDDDAVRLRLGRVLFSAKRFEEALDLFGALPPTAESMDRVAMCHHALGDNEAALAWSLRANEAAPDEPIYLVNLAVIRAARGELAIAGDLLRRALEIDPENATAAYNLEQLERATDEMRRRVKGVVPRRGMR, from the coding sequence ATGCCATTCCGACGAACAGACCGCGCGACCGGCCCGGCCGGTCCCTGCCGCGGGAGCGCCCCCCCGCGTCACGCCGCGGCCGCGTCCCGCTTCGCGGCCGCACCGGGCCTCGTCCTGCTGCTTTTCGCCCTCGCCGTGCTTTCCGTGTCCTGCGGCGGCGGGCCCCGGGCGGGAGCCGCGGGGAGGGAGTGGGACGCCGAGCGAGCCGCGCTCGACCGGCGGATCGAGTGGCTCGTCGGCACCGCGCAGTACGGCGACGCGCTCGCGCTCGTCGACGGCGCCCTCGCCGCAGGCGAGGCGGACGCGCGCCTCCATGCGCAGCGGGCGCGATCGCTCGCCGGCCTCGACCGCCCCGAGGAGGCGGTCGCCGCGTGGGAACGGGCGATCATCCTCGATTACGAGGCCTGCGCGAGCCACCTCGACTTCGCCGTCCTGCTGATGCGGATGGGCCGCACGGGCCGCGCGATCACCGAATTCGACGAGGCCCTCCTCTTCTGCGACGGGGTCGACCGCGCGACGGTCCGGCGGAACATCGCCGTCGCCTGCATGAAGATGGAGCGCTACGACCGGGCAGTCGACCAGGTCAGGCGCGGGCTCGCCGAGCGCCCCGGCGATCCATGGCTCCTCGGCCTCGAGGGGCTGCTCGTCGCGGAGACCGAGCCGGTCCGCGCGGAGAGCCTCCTCGCCGCCTCGACGGCCGGCGGCGCCGCCGATCCCGAGTTCTCCTACCAGTATGCCCTCCTGCTCTTGCGGGCCGGTCGCCCCCGGGAGGCGGCCGCGATCCTCGAGCGGGTCCCGCCGGGCGGAGAACGCGAGCGGACGCTGCGCATGAACCTCGCCGAGGCCTGGCGCAGGCTCGGCTCGTTCGACGACGCCGAGACCGTCCTGCGCGGGCTCCTCGGCGGCGGGGACGACGACGCCGTGCGGTTGCGCCTCGGGCGCGTCCTCTTCTCGGCAAAGCGGTTCGAGGAGGCCCTCGACCTCTTCGGCGCGCTGCCGCCGACGGCCGAGTCGATGGACCGCGTCGCGATGTGCCACCACGCGCTCGGCGACAACGAGGCGGCCCTCGCCTGGTCGCTGCGGGCGAACGAGGCAGCCCCCGACGAGCCAATCTACCTCGTCAATCTCGCCGTCATCCGCGCGGCGCGGGGGGAGCTGGCGATCGCCGGCGACCTCCTCCGCCGCGCGCTCGAGATCGATCCGGAGAACGCCACCGCCGCATACAATCTCGAACAGCTCGAACGGG
- a CDS encoding tetratricopeptide repeat protein produces the protein MTTTLDTETFESRDLFRKAEIHFRRNKYARAAGLLTEALKISPNHPLYLSYLGVCVAMRGDVEGGEKMCMTATAMRSKEPMMYVNMGRVLLCRGQRQEAREHFMRAYRMDNTNAPAALELSRMGVRRRPVLKFLPRNHPLNVYLGKLRHRISCWRSQELKKQ, from the coding sequence TTGACGACGACGCTCGACACGGAGACCTTCGAGTCGCGCGATCTCTTCCGCAAGGCGGAGATCCATTTCAGGCGCAACAAGTACGCGCGGGCCGCGGGGTTGCTCACCGAGGCCCTCAAGATCTCCCCGAACCACCCGCTCTATCTCTCCTACCTCGGCGTCTGCGTGGCGATGCGGGGCGACGTGGAGGGGGGGGAGAAGATGTGCATGACGGCCACGGCGATGCGATCGAAGGAGCCGATGATGTACGTCAACATGGGACGTGTCCTGCTGTGCAGGGGACAGCGCCAGGAGGCCCGCGAGCACTTCATGCGGGCCTACCGCATGGACAACACCAACGCCCCGGCGGCCCTGGAGCTTTCCCGCATGGGCGTCCGCAGACGGCCGGTCCTGAAGTTCCTCCCGCGGAATCATCCCTTGAACGTTTATCTCGGCAAGCTGCGCCACCGCATCTCCTGCTGGCGGAGCCAGGAACTGAAAAAGCAGTAG
- a CDS encoding T9SS type A sorting domain-containing protein gives MTGTISKGVVLAGTFLFFAATAFAGTVASVQLVGSVDGVACDPADPENGMERAGDHLWRKLQLVSGADGVDTVYFKFTKNWEYYPQHWGYDHVRGWGYARYDFDPPWIVSILDDGYYWFWFDDSLETYGIDRPTGLIEGTLTCGSECGVPDGAKIDLMTAEAEFVGRFDEFADQEYAFAHLPAGLYVLSASAPGYRDTTITGVLLGNGTAEWVPISLSATTGVMISLYACERIDGGVMISWCTDCGGTGSSFDVYRGQSPEFASCVKRNAAPVYSTGDFRYFDEVEDPAVDHWYFIVETGVSDPSVAGPLFVEGSVPSSRNALHQNYPNPFNPATTIPFSVGSGTNGGSPVRIAFYDVRGRLVDGYSLGVKPQGDHEFRWNPSLSGHRDIPSGVYYCRLVIGKESFTRKLILLR, from the coding sequence GTGACAGGTACGATCTCGAAGGGTGTTGTCCTCGCCGGCACCTTTTTGTTTTTTGCGGCGACGGCGTTCGCGGGAACGGTCGCGTCCGTGCAGCTCGTCGGCAGCGTCGACGGCGTTGCGTGCGATCCGGCCGACCCGGAGAACGGCATGGAGCGCGCCGGCGACCATCTGTGGCGGAAACTCCAGCTGGTGAGCGGCGCGGACGGCGTGGACACCGTCTATTTCAAGTTCACGAAGAACTGGGAATACTACCCGCAGCACTGGGGCTACGACCACGTGCGGGGCTGGGGCTACGCCCGGTACGACTTCGACCCGCCCTGGATCGTCTCCATACTCGACGACGGCTACTACTGGTTCTGGTTCGACGACTCGCTCGAGACGTACGGGATCGACCGCCCGACCGGCCTGATCGAGGGCACGCTCACCTGCGGCTCCGAGTGCGGCGTACCCGACGGAGCGAAGATCGACCTGATGACCGCCGAGGCCGAGTTCGTCGGCCGCTTCGACGAGTTCGCCGACCAGGAATACGCCTTCGCGCACCTGCCGGCCGGCCTCTACGTGCTGAGCGCGTCGGCGCCCGGCTACCGCGACACGACGATCACCGGCGTCCTGCTCGGCAACGGCACCGCGGAGTGGGTGCCGATCAGTCTCAGCGCCACGACGGGGGTCATGATCTCGCTCTACGCCTGCGAACGGATCGACGGCGGTGTGATGATCTCCTGGTGCACGGACTGCGGAGGCACCGGATCGAGCTTCGACGTCTACCGCGGGCAGAGCCCGGAGTTCGCCTCCTGCGTGAAACGCAACGCCGCGCCCGTCTACTCGACGGGCGACTTCCGCTATTTCGACGAGGTCGAGGACCCGGCGGTCGACCACTGGTACTTCATCGTCGAGACCGGCGTGTCCGATCCGTCGGTGGCCGGACCGCTCTTCGTCGAGGGATCGGTCCCCTCCTCGCGGAACGCGCTCCACCAGAACTACCCGAATCCGTTCAACCCCGCCACGACGATCCCCTTCTCGGTGGGTTCCGGGACAAACGGGGGCTCGCCGGTGCGCATCGCCTTCTACGACGTCAGGGGACGGCTCGTCGATGGATATTCCCTCGGCGTGAAGCCGCAGGGAGACCACGAATTCAGGTGGAACCCGTCTCTCTCCGGGCATCGCGACATACCGTCGGGAGTCTACTACTGCAGACTCGTCATCGGTAAGGAGAGCTTCACGCGGAAGCTCATCCTGCTTCGCTGA
- a CDS encoding family 43 glycosylhydrolase, protein MHRPLDRPAPAARGAAILLAAAAILACAGGAGGFVGYDFEQAVFADPGFIVKDHSLVCIDGLWHLYYIRGDQTSFGHATSADLVVWKIHDTLLETGPGDEDAFQIWAPCVVAFPPAEGYWLMYYTGANWSAAQRVCLAISIGPDAWTKALPQRFTPFHGDTSWTRWHADEWSNYRDPAFFEKDGVYYLLNTAMTRDNLGCIALARSTDLFTWEDAGPLYVHDNWHALESARLVERNGRYHLFFTEEGVGGVSHLSSDSLTAGWNIIYRTIVDPGAAAEIVDIGLPDRQLISRHSYYPAPVGEGLSTIRVDTLRWNGNDPEVAIPDPPGPGWSVLWGDAFDHQPVYGDNPAWRGADTTAIGFEGNWWIGTYESFAGPLRGTTPGQAQGDAPRGAIRSDAFTVTGRSMRLLVGGGDSPDSLYVALCDAATGRVLLRETGRGTDAMDERTWDLERFGGREVYLVIVDDSSAPFGHINVDAIRELPHAIPPDDTVVPRRPSPKDPDRRIEPLAGPDANGDPGTDAPPISAIGAFPNPFNPATEIRFACRPGAAVAVSIHDVAGREIRRIDGRAGGGGRGSVRWDGRNRAGSVVAAGVYTALLQVDGRPVARAKLVLIR, encoded by the coding sequence GTGCACCGCCCGCTCGACAGACCGGCTCCCGCGGCGCGGGGCGCCGCCATCCTCCTCGCCGCGGCGGCGATCCTCGCGTGCGCCGGCGGCGCGGGGGGCTTCGTCGGCTACGACTTCGAACAGGCCGTCTTCGCCGATCCCGGCTTCATCGTGAAGGACCACTCCCTCGTTTGCATCGACGGCCTCTGGCACCTCTACTACATCCGCGGCGACCAGACGAGCTTCGGGCATGCGACCTCGGCCGACCTCGTCGTCTGGAAGATCCACGACACCCTGCTCGAGACCGGCCCCGGCGACGAGGACGCCTTCCAGATCTGGGCCCCCTGCGTCGTTGCCTTCCCCCCCGCAGAGGGATACTGGCTGATGTACTACACGGGCGCCAACTGGAGCGCGGCCCAGCGAGTCTGCCTCGCCATCTCGATCGGCCCCGACGCCTGGACGAAGGCCCTGCCGCAACGCTTCACCCCCTTCCACGGCGACACGTCGTGGACGCGCTGGCACGCCGACGAATGGTCGAACTACCGCGACCCCGCCTTCTTCGAGAAGGATGGCGTCTACTACCTCCTCAACACGGCGATGACCCGCGACAACCTCGGCTGCATCGCCCTCGCCCGCTCCACCGACCTCTTCACGTGGGAGGACGCCGGCCCCCTCTACGTCCACGACAACTGGCACGCGCTGGAAAGCGCCCGGCTCGTCGAGCGTAACGGCCGCTACCATCTCTTCTTCACCGAGGAGGGCGTCGGCGGGGTCTCACACCTCTCCTCCGACTCCCTGACCGCGGGATGGAACATCATTTACCGCACGATCGTCGATCCGGGCGCGGCCGCCGAGATCGTCGACATCGGCCTGCCCGACCGGCAACTGATCTCCCGTCACTCGTACTACCCCGCCCCCGTCGGGGAGGGCCTCTCGACGATCCGCGTAGACACGCTTCGCTGGAACGGAAACGACCCGGAGGTGGCGATCCCCGATCCGCCCGGGCCGGGGTGGTCGGTCCTGTGGGGCGACGCCTTCGATCACCAGCCGGTCTACGGCGACAATCCCGCCTGGCGCGGCGCGGACACGACGGCGATCGGATTCGAGGGAAACTGGTGGATCGGCACCTACGAGAGCTTCGCCGGCCCCCTGCGCGGCACGACGCCGGGGCAGGCGCAGGGAGACGCCCCGCGCGGCGCGATCCGAAGCGACGCGTTCACCGTCACCGGCCGCTCGATGCGCCTCCTCGTCGGCGGCGGCGACAGCCCCGACTCGCTCTACGTCGCGCTCTGCGACGCGGCCACCGGCCGCGTCCTCCTGCGCGAGACCGGCCGCGGCACCGATGCGATGGACGAGCGCACATGGGATCTCGAACGTTTCGGCGGACGCGAGGTCTACCTCGTCATCGTCGACGACAGCTCGGCCCCCTTCGGCCACATCAACGTCGACGCGATCCGCGAGCTGCCCCACGCCATCCCGCCCGACGACACGGTCGTTCCCCGCCGACCCTCCCCGAAAGATCCCGACCGCCGCATCGAGCCGCTCGCCGGGCCGGACGCGAACGGCGATCCCGGAACCGACGCCCCGCCGATTTCCGCGATCGGCGCCTTCCCCAACCCCTTCAACCCGGCGACGGAGATCCGCTTCGCCTGCCGGCCGGGGGCGGCTGTCGCCGTGTCGATACACGACGTGGCCGGGCGCGAGATCCGGCGCATCGACGGACGGGCCGGCGGCGGGGGCCGCGGTTCGGTCCGCTGGGACGGCCGGAACCGCGCCGGGTCGGTTGTCGCCGCCGGCGTCTACACGGCCCTCCTGCAGGTCGACGGACGTCCCGTCGCCCGCGCGAAGCTCGTGCTGATCCGCTAG
- a CDS encoding outer membrane beta-barrel protein: protein MKRTTALAVLLLVALASPVASQGIKGRELFGVRIGGVFSTGAFKDAFGDGTEIELHFIEGITPRFGVSFSLSSHDFGDSKDRMKNIQFINLDRDVDLQVYSVTVGPLLMGGLGGRMRWTIECGAGLYAVSAVIPTGIYEGTVTDNQFGFFGGAGLLYRITERWLAVNLNAKYHYFLSGDEYRDTIWFYTGEERTAFYQIALGVMLFTG, encoded by the coding sequence ATGAAACGGACAACGGCACTCGCGGTCCTTCTCCTCGTCGCCCTCGCCAGCCCGGTCGCCTCCCAGGGGATCAAGGGCCGGGAGCTCTTCGGCGTGCGCATCGGCGGCGTCTTCTCCACCGGCGCCTTCAAGGACGCGTTCGGCGACGGGACGGAGATCGAGCTGCACTTCATCGAGGGGATCACGCCGCGCTTCGGCGTCTCCTTCTCCCTCTCCTCGCACGATTTCGGGGACTCCAAGGACCGCATGAAGAACATCCAGTTCATCAACCTCGACCGCGACGTCGATCTCCAGGTCTATTCGGTCACCGTGGGCCCCCTCCTCATGGGCGGTCTCGGCGGGCGGATGCGCTGGACGATCGAGTGTGGCGCAGGGCTCTACGCGGTGAGCGCCGTCATCCCCACCGGCATCTACGAGGGAACGGTGACCGACAACCAGTTCGGCTTCTTCGGCGGCGCCGGGCTCCTCTACCGCATCACCGAGCGCTGGCTCGCCGTCAACCTGAACGCGAAGTACCACTACTTTCTGTCCGGGGACGAGTACCGCGACACGATCTGGTTCTACACGGGCGAGGAACGAACCGCCTTCTACCAAATCGCTCTCGGCGTGATGCTCTTCACCGGCTAG
- the pyrE gene encoding orotate phosphoribosyltransferase, which translates to MDDREALKQILETRSILKGDFTLVSGRKSSYYINGKMTTLHSKGLNLVARLMLDLIGDLEFDAIGGPTIGADPIVGALLSVMAERGMDKEGLLIRKASKEHGTKKLVEGNLKPGMKVVILEDVVTTGGSLLRAAEEVKAAGGEIAGIAVVVDREEGATEAIADAGYSLRSLFRVSELL; encoded by the coding sequence ATGGACGACCGCGAAGCCCTCAAGCAGATCCTCGAGACCCGCTCGATCCTCAAGGGCGATTTCACCCTCGTCTCGGGCAGGAAGAGCAGCTACTACATCAACGGCAAGATGACGACGCTGCACTCGAAGGGGCTCAACCTCGTCGCGCGGCTGATGCTCGACCTGATCGGCGACCTCGAATTCGACGCGATCGGCGGCCCGACGATCGGCGCCGACCCGATCGTCGGCGCGCTCCTCTCCGTGATGGCCGAACGGGGCATGGACAAGGAAGGGCTCCTGATCCGGAAGGCGTCGAAAGAGCACGGCACGAAAAAGCTCGTCGAGGGCAATCTCAAGCCGGGGATGAAGGTCGTCATACTCGAGGACGTCGTGACGACGGGCGGTTCGCTGCTCAGGGCGGCGGAGGAAGTGAAGGCGGCCGGCGGCGAGATCGCGGGGATCGCGGTCGTCGTCGATCGCGAGGAGGGAGCGACCGAGGCGATCGCCGACGCGGGCTATTCGCTGCGTTCCCTCTTCAGGGTGAGCGAACTGCTCTGA